In the Nocardioides marmotae genome, TGAGCGGGTCGGGCCCGAGCGAGGCGATGCCGGGTACGTCGAGCGGGTCGCGGACGACGTACATCGCCAGGCTCTTGCGGGTGCCGGCCTCGGTGACGTCGAGCCCCGAGCCGTCGTCGAGCACGATCCGGACCGCGAGCGTCGACTTGCTGCTCGGCTTCGGCGGGATCGCCGGCACCTCCTCGCGCCACCGGACCCAGCCGGCGCGCGCGAGGTGGAGCACCAGGTGCGTGCCGGAGCAGTCGAGGTCGAGGAACTTCCCGTGCCGCGTCACGTCGTCCACGAGGGTCCCCTCGAGCGCCGAGAGCGGCGGGTCGAAGGTCTTCAGCGCGCTGAACGCCGCGACGTGGACCGCCACGATCGCGCGCCCGTCGAGCCGGCCCTTGAGGTCGAGGGCCAGCGCTTCCACCTCGGGCAGCTCGGGCACGTCGCGAGTCTAGGCAGCGCGTCCAGGCCCCGTGCCCGAGAACGTGGGCGGGTTCAGGCGTCGTACTTCTCGCGGTGCTCCCCGCACCCCCGTGGGGCGACCCCGGTGACAAGCCGCCCCCGCGGGTGCACGATGGGCCGATGACCGCCGCGCGACCGCTCCCGGTCTCGGGCTCGATCCACCTCGACGCCCGGGGCGGCGCCCGCGCGCTGCGGGTCTCCTGGCACCACGAGTCCGGGCTGGTCGTGCTCTCGCTGTGGCGCGACGACACCTGCGCCGGCTCCTTCCGGCTCACCGTCGAGGAGGTCCCGGCCCTGATCGACGTGCTGCGCGGCGGGCTCGACGAGCAGTACGACCTGGCGGTCGGGGGAGCGCTACCTCCGTCGACACGCGTCTAGCGAATGCACTAGACGGGCAGATATCGCCGATACGGTCGCGGCATGGACCCGATCCGCAACCCGTACGCCCCCGGCGCCGGGCAGCGCCCGCCCGAGCTCGCCGGCCGCGACCGCGAGCTCGAGCAGTTCGAGATCACCCTCGAGCGGGTGGCGGCGGGTCGGCCGGAGCGGAGCATGGTGCTCTCCGGCCTGCGCGGGGTCGGCAAGACGGTCCTGCTCAACGCCCTGCGTGGCCAGGCCGTGCGCCGGGCCTGGGGGACCGGGAAGATCGAGGCCCGCCCCGAGCGGAGCCTGCGGGTCCCGGTCGCGCAGGCCGTCCACGCGGCCGTCCGCGAGGTGGCGCACCGGCACCGCGACCCCGACCGGGTCGACGAGGTCGCCGGCGTGCTCAAGTCCTACGCGCTGCGGACGACCCTGACCGACCGCAAGGGGCTCGGCTGGGTCCCGCCGCTGGACGTCCCGGCGACCAAGGGGCGCGCGGACTCCGGTGACCTCGAGCTCGACCTGCTCGAGCTGTTCACCGACGTGGCGAGCCTGGCCCGCGACCTCGGCGTCGGGATCGGGCTGTTCGTCGACGAGATGCAGGACATCGAGCCCTCCGAGCTCGCGGCGCTGTGCGGGGCCTGCCACGAGATCAGCCAGCAGGGCGCGCCGCTGGTCGTCGTCGGCGCCGGCCTGCCGCACCTCCCGGTCGCGCTCGCGGCCTCGAAGTCCTACGCCGAGCGGCTCTTCCGCTACGTCTCCGTCGACCGGCTGCCGCGCGAGATGGCCGACCGGGCCTGGCGGGTCCCGGCCGCGGAGGAGGGCGTCGACTTCGAGCCCGGCGCGCTCGACGAGCTCTACCGGCTCACCGACGGCTACCCCTACTTCGTGCAGGCCTACGGCAAGGTCGTCTGGGACGCCGCCGTCGGCTCGCCGATCACGGTCGCCGACGTCGCCGAGGCCGCACCGCTGGCGGAGGCCGAGCTCGCGATCGGGTTCTTCGGCGCCCGCTACGAGCGGGCCACCCCGGCCGAGCGCGACTACATGACCGCGATGGCCGACCTCGGCGCCGACGGCGACGGGCCGGTCGCCACCGCGGAGGTCGCCCGGCACCTCGACCGCAAGCCGCAGTCGCTCTCCCCGGCGCGCGACGGCCTGATCAAGAAGGGCCTGGTCTACTCGGGCGAACGCGGCTCGGTGGCCTTCACCGTCCCGCACTTCGGCAGGTTCCTTCGCGCTCGCTGACCCCCGTGGTGGAGCATGTCCCCGTGCCTCCCGACCCCGCCAGCGCGGCGAGCCGTCCCCAGGTCGTCGCCCACCGTGGGGCCAGCGACGAGCGCGCCGAGCACACGCTCGGGGCGTACGTCGCCGCGCTCGACGCCGGCGCCGACGCGCTGGAGTGCGACGTCCGGCTGACCGCCGACGGCCACCTGGTCTGCGTGCACGACCGGAACGTCCGCCGCACCGCGAGCCGGCGGGGGCTCGTGTCCACCATGGAGCTCGCGGAGCTGGCCGAGCTGGACTTCGCCTCGTGGAAGAACCCCTGGGCCGACCTCGACGACGAGGCGCCCGAGCGCGACGAGGAGCACCACCGCGTGCTGACGCTGCGCAAGCTGTGCGAGGTGGCCGCCGACTACGACCGCCGGATCGAGGTGGCGATCGAGACCAAGCACCCGACCCGGTACAGCGGCCTGGTCGAGAAGCGGGTCGTGGAGGTGCTGCGCGACTTCGGCTGGCACCGCGCCGGCACGCCGGCCCGGGTGATGAGCTTCAGCTTCACCGCGCTCCAGCGCATCGAGCGGCTCGCCCCCGAGGTCCCGCGGGTGATGCTGATGGAGCGCGCGCAGTACTGGCCCGCCCTGCGCCGGGTGATCGGTCGCGACTGGCTGGTCGGGCCCGGCGTCGAGGAGCTGGCCGACCACCCGTGGCTCGGCCCGCGGATCACCCGGGCTGGCCACGGCATGCACGTGTGGACCGTGAACACCCGCGAGCACCTCGACCTGTGCCTCGAGCTCGGCGTCCGTGCGGTCATCACCGACCGCCCGGCGTTCATCCTCGAGGAGCTCGGCGCCTAGTCTTCGAGGCATGGCGAAGAAGTCCCGCACCAAGTCCCGTACCGCGCAGCCGCTCGCCGAGGGCGAGGTCGGCCCGCGCCAGCCCTGCCCCTGCGGGTCGGGCAAGCGGTACAAGGCCTGCCACGGTGCGCCCGGCGGCGCCGCGCCCTACGTCGCGCGTCCCTTCGAGGGCCTGCCCTCGGAGTGCGACATCGTCGCGATGCGCGAGCTGGTGCCGGCCGCGACCGCCCCGCTGACCCTCAAGGACGACCCCGAGCGCCCCGTGCTGCTCGCCTCGCTGCTGCCGATGGCCGCGCCCGCGATGGCCCGCGAGAGCGGCCAGACCTGGCTCGGGCTGCAGGTCCAGCACTCCTTCGGCGACCCCTCCCGCGACCTCGCCGCCGCGCTCCAGGAGGCGCTCGCCGCCGAGAAGCCCGGGATCGTCGGCCTCGTCGAGCCCCCCGCGGAGGGCCCCCGCCTGCAGGACCTGATCACCGGCGACAAGCTTGAGGTGACCGTGCACGACGGCTTCGAGTTCTGGATCGCCGACCTCGAGGACACCACCGGGATGGAGGCCGCGCTCGAGCAGGCCAACAGCGCGGCCACCCCGACCGCCCGGCTGACCAGCGTCGAGGCGGCGTACTGGACCAACGTCGGCACCAAGGAGCACCTGCGCTGGGTCATGCCCGAGCCCGAGGACGACCTGCTCACCGCGCTGGCCCGGCTGCACGTGGCCGGCCGCGACGTGCTCGTGCCCGACTCCCGCTTCGTGGGCATGTTCCGCGCCCACGGCCTGCTCGCGCCGGTCTGGGACCTGCCGCTCGGCACCGGCGCCGAGGTGCTCGAGGAGCCGGCCGACCGGTTCGCCCAGGACCTCGCCGAGGCGCTGGCCGACACCTCCGACCTGACCTCCGAGCAGCGCGCGGCGCGGTCGGGCCTGGCGGGGCGTCAGGTCACCATCCGCTGACCCCGCCGCCTGGCACGGGTCACGACTAGCGCGACTCGACCACGGCGTTCAGCGCCTCGCGGAACGACGGCATCTCCTCGCACAGCCGCTCGACCGCCTCGGACGTGAGGTGGATGAGGTCGAGCGGGGTCAGCGCCACGATCGACGCGGTCCGCAGCGAGTGCCCGACGATCGCCTTCTCGCCCATGATGTCGCCCGGGCCGAGCTGGGCGATCTCCTCCTTGCCCCGGCGGACCGACACGCGGCCGTCGAGCAGGATGTAGGCCTTGTCGGCGGGGGTCCGCTCCGAGATGGGCGACCACCCCTCGGGCAGGTGGACCCGGGTGCCGGCGGCACTGATCCGGGCGACCTCCTGCGGGGTGAAGTTCTCGAAGAACGAGACGCTCATGTGCGTTCCTTCCTCACCGCGAACGGTGCGACAGCGGACCCTCCCCGCGCCAGATCCTCGCAGACCACCACCGAGGTGGGAAGGAGACGGGCACCACACCACCCCGCCCTGCGGCGCCCCGGTCAGGCGGGCAGCGGGTCCCGGGTGACCGGGCAGCTCATGCAGCGCGGCCCGCCCCGGCCCGAGCCGAGCTCGGAGCCCGCGATCCGGACGACCTCGATGCCGGCGGCCTCGAGCCGGTCGTTGGTCTCGACGTTGCGCTCGTAGGCCACCGCCACCCGCGGCGCCAGCGCCAGGGTGTTGTTGCCGTCGTCCCACTGCTCCCGCTCGGCGGTCACCGGGTCCAGGCCGGTGTCGATCTGGTGCAGCGTGTCGATCCCCATCGCCTTCGCGGCCGCGACCAGGAACGGCTCGGCCTCGGCGACGTGCAGGGTCAGCTCGCCGGCCTCCGCCCGCTCCGAGGCGGGTACGCCGCCGGCCGGGTCGGCCAGCGTGACGGCGTGGGCCCGGAGGGAGTCGGCGACGTTCGGGTACATCACGATCTTGTCGACGTCGACCATCGTGCAGACCGTGTCGAGGTGCATGGTCGCCCGCTCCTGGGCGATCGGGACGGCCAGCACCGTGTGGGCGAGGTCGGCCTGGAAGACCTGCCGGGCCAGCCGCTCGACGCCGGCCGGGGTGGTCCGCTCGCCGACGCCGACCGCGATGACGCCCGGCGCGAGCAGCAGCACGTCGCCGCCCTCGACGTACTCGCTGTGCCAGCCGTGGATGCGGCCGGTGCCGCGGAAGCGGGGGTGCTCGGTGTAGATCAGCTCGGTCAGCTGGGTCTCGCGCTTGCGAGCCGGCATCGAGAGCGAGGTGACCGCGACCCGGTCGCGCACCCACACGCTGGAGTCGCGGGTGAACAGCAGGTTGGGGAGCGGGTCGACGAGGAAGTCGTCGCTGGCCAGCAGCGAGGTGACCAGCCCGAAGCCGCCGCGGACCTCGTCGTTGCGGATGCCGGCGGTGAGGTACTCGGTCAGCTCGGCGGGCGAGGCCTCGCGGAGGAACCGCGCCAGGTAGGCCCGCATCGTGTCGCCGAGGTGCAGCCCGGACAGCGCCGCGGTGATGGCGTGGTGGCGGGCCGACTCCAGCTCGAGGGTCTCGGTCAGCAGCTCGGTCAGGTAGAGCACCTCGACCTCGCGCGCCCGCAGCGCCTCGGCGAAGGCGTCGTGCTCCTCCTGGGCGCGGGCGACCCACGGGATCCCGTCGAAGAGCAGCTTGTCGTTGTTGCGCGGGGTCAGCCGCTTGAGCTCGGGCCCGGGTCGGTGCAGGACGACGGTCCGCAGCCGGCCGACCTCGCTGTCCGCGCCGTGGGGGCCGGGGGTGCTCTCGGGCGCGGTCATGTCCAGGACTGTAGGGGGCCGGCGGTGGTCAGCCGAGCAGCTCCCAGATCAGGAACGCCTCCAGGACCAGGCACACCGCGGCGCCGGCGTAGAAGAGCACGTGCATCGGCAGCCAGCGCATCAGGGTGCGGCCGGCGAGCACGGCCAGGCCGCTCACGGCGAGCAGCGCGCCGAGCGCGCCGAGGAAGACCTCGAACGGCGCGTCGTACCGCGCCACCAGCGAGATGGTGAGCAGCTGGCTCAGGTCGCCCCACTCCGCGGCCAGCAGCACCAGGAACGAGGCGAGCACCGCCCGCCAGCCGGTGGCCGGCTTCGCCTTCTCGGCGAACTCCTGGCCCTCGTCGGCCGCCGCGTCACGCTGGTGGGCGCGCGCCTCGCGCAGCAGCACGAACGCGCCGATGAGGAACAGCACGGCCGCCGCGATCTTGACGACCTCCTCGGGCAGGAAGGAGGCCGCGTGGCCCAGCAGCACCGCGATCGTGGTCTGCACCGCGAAGGCCAGGCCGACCCCGAGCCACACCAGCAGCGGGCGGTAGCGGGTGGAGAGGACGAGCGTGGCCAGGAAGGTCTTGTCCGGCAGCTCGACGAGGAAGATCGTGCCGAAGGCGATCGCCGCGACGGCGAGGTCCATGGGGTGCTGCTTTCTCGCGGGAGGGGGCGACGGTGAAGCGTAGGTCGCCGGCCCGCCGCTCGCGCAGCGGGTACCTCAGGCGCGGAACGGGTCGGCGGGGTAGACGCCGAGCACCTTGATGTCGGTGGTGAAGAAGGCCAGCTC is a window encoding:
- a CDS encoding ATP-binding protein, coding for MDPIRNPYAPGAGQRPPELAGRDRELEQFEITLERVAAGRPERSMVLSGLRGVGKTVLLNALRGQAVRRAWGTGKIEARPERSLRVPVAQAVHAAVREVAHRHRDPDRVDEVAGVLKSYALRTTLTDRKGLGWVPPLDVPATKGRADSGDLELDLLELFTDVASLARDLGVGIGLFVDEMQDIEPSELAALCGACHEISQQGAPLVVVGAGLPHLPVALAASKSYAERLFRYVSVDRLPREMADRAWRVPAAEEGVDFEPGALDELYRLTDGYPYFVQAYGKVVWDAAVGSPITVADVAEAAPLAEAELAIGFFGARYERATPAERDYMTAMADLGADGDGPVATAEVARHLDRKPQSLSPARDGLIKKGLVYSGERGSVAFTVPHFGRFLRAR
- a CDS encoding glycerophosphodiester phosphodiesterase family protein, with amino-acid sequence MPPDPASAASRPQVVAHRGASDERAEHTLGAYVAALDAGADALECDVRLTADGHLVCVHDRNVRRTASRRGLVSTMELAELAELDFASWKNPWADLDDEAPERDEEHHRVLTLRKLCEVAADYDRRIEVAIETKHPTRYSGLVEKRVVEVLRDFGWHRAGTPARVMSFSFTALQRIERLAPEVPRVMLMERAQYWPALRRVIGRDWLVGPGVEELADHPWLGPRITRAGHGMHVWTVNTREHLDLCLELGVRAVITDRPAFILEELGA
- a CDS encoding DUF5926 family protein — translated: MAKKSRTKSRTAQPLAEGEVGPRQPCPCGSGKRYKACHGAPGGAAPYVARPFEGLPSECDIVAMRELVPAATAPLTLKDDPERPVLLASLLPMAAPAMARESGQTWLGLQVQHSFGDPSRDLAAALQEALAAEKPGIVGLVEPPAEGPRLQDLITGDKLEVTVHDGFEFWIADLEDTTGMEAALEQANSAATPTARLTSVEAAYWTNVGTKEHLRWVMPEPEDDLLTALARLHVAGRDVLVPDSRFVGMFRAHGLLAPVWDLPLGTGAEVLEEPADRFAQDLAEALADTSDLTSEQRAARSGLAGRQVTIR
- a CDS encoding Crp/Fnr family transcriptional regulator, translating into MSVSFFENFTPQEVARISAAGTRVHLPEGWSPISERTPADKAYILLDGRVSVRRGKEEIAQLGPGDIMGEKAIVGHSLRTASIVALTPLDLIHLTSEAVERLCEEMPSFREALNAVVESR
- a CDS encoding arginine deiminase, translating into MTAPESTPGPHGADSEVGRLRTVVLHRPGPELKRLTPRNNDKLLFDGIPWVARAQEEHDAFAEALRAREVEVLYLTELLTETLELESARHHAITAALSGLHLGDTMRAYLARFLREASPAELTEYLTAGIRNDEVRGGFGLVTSLLASDDFLVDPLPNLLFTRDSSVWVRDRVAVTSLSMPARKRETQLTELIYTEHPRFRGTGRIHGWHSEYVEGGDVLLLAPGVIAVGVGERTTPAGVERLARQVFQADLAHTVLAVPIAQERATMHLDTVCTMVDVDKIVMYPNVADSLRAHAVTLADPAGGVPASERAEAGELTLHVAEAEPFLVAAAKAMGIDTLHQIDTGLDPVTAEREQWDDGNNTLALAPRVAVAYERNVETNDRLEAAGIEVVRIAGSELGSGRGGPRCMSCPVTRDPLPA
- a CDS encoding TMEM165/GDT1 family protein, yielding MDLAVAAIAFGTIFLVELPDKTFLATLVLSTRYRPLLVWLGVGLAFAVQTTIAVLLGHAASFLPEEVVKIAAAVLFLIGAFVLLREARAHQRDAAADEGQEFAEKAKPATGWRAVLASFLVLLAAEWGDLSQLLTISLVARYDAPFEVFLGALGALLAVSGLAVLAGRTLMRWLPMHVLFYAGAAVCLVLEAFLIWELLG